From the Cryptomeria japonica chromosome 2, Sugi_1.0, whole genome shotgun sequence genome, one window contains:
- the LOC131058620 gene encoding uncharacterized protein LOC131058620: MPSLYHHSQRPRVRDQALQPYSLDVHLRNSFQFFQKGHQGGSPQLRDYVKGNNKEEKKVPMTAPVVTDAILSSGSPSCYNSSFVVRLHMPKQFRDSPPATMDDMELHPHLINSRCTVVRAFGGFTSDQNIKEEAKKLKETLVGTSWGTLLRSNFTNECLSKDVPFVFTVAQYNSPFNNVSRVNEAWLTLDDSKCSI; this comes from the exons ATGCCCTCCCTATATCACCATTCACAGAGACCAAGAGTTCGAGATCAGGCTTTACAACCATACAGTCTGGATGTCCACCTCAGAAATAGCTTCCAATTCTTTCAAAAAGGCCACCAGGGAGGGAGTCCTCAA TTGCGTGATTATGTGAAGGGgaacaacaaagaagagaaaaaaGTGCCCATGACAGCACCAGTTGTGACAGATGCAATATTGTCTAGTGGAAGTCCTTCCTGCTATAACTCTTCCTTTGTGGTTCGCCTGCACATGCCCAAACAATTCCGAGACTCTCCTCCTGCTACAATGGATGACATGGAGCTGCACCCACATCTCATAAACTCTCGTTGTACTGTTGTGAGGGCTTTTGGAGGATTTACATCAGACCAGAATATCAAGGAGGAGGCTAAGAAGCTTAAAGAAACTCTTGTTGGAACTTCTTGGGGAACTTTGCTGAGGAGTAATTTTACCAACGAGTGTTTGTCTAAGGATGTTCCCTTTGTTTTTACAGTTGCACAGTATAATTCTCCCTTCAATAATGTTAGTAGGGTTAATGAAGCTTGGTTAACCTTGGATGATTCTAAGTGTTCAATATAG